Proteins encoded within one genomic window of Komagataella phaffii GS115 chromosome 3, complete sequence:
- a CDS encoding Dual-specificity protein phosphatase, which produces MKILQVSKKNRSRNTKNLLLDLSSQHSPPPLKKVTITKSATELEFPKRKGLPIIPKGTLRRRRTTLALTIPSIDENTTPKISTTNESPYSPKSSPTNNNTSTSFCFGNTVINHNASKKTVSNPYDSGPVCVLEPNLYLYSEPTLDQLDRFDVVINVAKEIPNYQREIRNKGKTYYFVPWTHTSNLCPDLPLLTSVIENSLSSGKATLIHCQCGVSRSASLIVAYLMKKYGLNLNDAYNRLKVKAPSISPNMNLIFYLAEWGKTLEAISLPASPYST; this is translated from the coding sequence ATGAAAATTCTTCAGGTTTCGAAGAAGAACCGATCCCGGAATACCAAGAACCTGTTATTAGACCTCTCCAGCCAACATTCACCTCCtccgttgaagaaagtCACGATTACTAAGTCCGCCACAGAACTGGAGTTTCCCAAGCGAAAGGGGCTTCCAATAATTCCCAAAGGAACCTTACGGCGTCGTAGAACCACGTTAGCACTGACGATCCCTTCTATTGATGAGAATACTACCCCCAAGATATCAACTACTAATGAATCCCCTTACTCACCAAAATCCTCTCCAACAAATAATAACACATCTACTTCCTTTTGCTTTGGAAACACAGTGATAAATCACAATGCCAGCAAGAAGACAGTTTCGAACCCATATGACAGTGGACCTGTTTGTGTTCTTGAACCCAATCTATATTTATATTCAGAGCCAACCCTTGACCAGCTAGATCGATTCGACGTTGTGATCAATGTTGCCAAAGAGATACCAAATTACCAGCGAGAAATAAGGAATAAGGGGAAAACATACTACTTTGTTCCCTGGACGCACACATCAAATTTGTGTCCTGATTTACCACTCTTGACCTCCGTCATTGAAAACAGTCTTTCCTCGGGAAAAGCAACGCTGATACATTGTCAATGTGGAGTTTCCAGGTCTGCATCTTTAATTGTGGCGtatctgatgaagaagtaTGGGTTGAATTTGAACGATGCTTACAACCGTTTAAAGGTCAAGGCTCCGTCAATCTCCCCCAACATGAACTTAATTTTCTATCTGGCTGAATGGGGGAAAACTTTAGAGGCAATCAGCCTACCTGCATCACCTTACAGTACATAG
- a CDS encoding Alpha-1,6-mannosyltransferase involved in cell wall mannan biosynthesis, with product MQQQLFRKVIWLTVGLITVILVIIKISSSKSTATDLQKVLKNANILPQDVINYNSRKVTDELASKLDEIQKKYLSKQDDRISKLEAERADLLEQVRFLRNPPAGSSLREKLAYLFPYNENGKFPAYIWQTWKYGLNDDRFGEKFKEGETQWASKNPGFVHELFNDDTSGVFIHHLYINVPEVIKAYELLPNIILKMDFFRYLVLYAKGGVYADVDTMPLQPVPNWIPENVSPKSIGMIIGIQNDANNPDWKKITELIAKITEDTLQRAESNSLELADISEEGGLSDKNLSIMQWTGTGIFTDAIFTYFNDYIQSSIYTKVTWKEFSKLRKPKLVSDVLVLPIISFSAGAGSGKSTELNDPLAFVQHYFERLHNDNH from the exons ATGCAACAACAGCTGTTTAGAAAAGTAATTTGGCTCACGGTTGGACTCATAACGGTGATATTGGTAATAATAAAGATTTCATCCAGCAAGTCCACCGCCACAGACCTTCAGAAAGTATTGAAGAATGCCAATATTTTACCGCAGGACGTGATCAATTACAATAGCAGAAAAGTAACGGATGAACTCGCTTCAAAGCTGGACgagattcaaaagaagtATCTCTCGAAGCAAGATGATAGAATTAGCAAGCTCGAAGCTGAACGGGCAGATCTACTGGAACAGGTTAGATTTCTAAGGAACCCCCCTGCAGGATCAAGTTTAAGAGAAAAATTGGCTTATCTGTTTCCTTATAATGAAAACGGCAAATTCCCTGCTTATATATGGCAAACATGGAAGTATGGCTTGAATGACGATCGGTTTGGagaaaagttcaaagaaggCGAAACTCAGTGGGCTTCGAAGAATCCTGGTTTCGTTCATGAGTTGTTTAACGATGATACTTCCGGTGTGTTTATTCACCATCTGTATATCAATGTTCCAGAAGTGATCAAAGCATACGAGCTGCTTCCCAACataatcttgaaaatggaCTTCTTCAGATATTTGGTTTTATACGCCAAGGGAGGTGTCTATGCAGACGTTGATACTATGCCTCTTCAGCCTGTACCAAACTGGATTCCTGAAAATGTCTCCCCAAAAAGCATCGGGATGATCATTGGAATACAAAACGATGCTAACAATCcagattggaaaaagatTAC AGAATTAATCGCCAAAATCACAGAGGATACACTGCAACGAGCCGAGTCAAACTCACTGGAACTAGCTGACATTAGCGAAGAAGGCGGCCTGTCTGATAAGAATTTGTCCATTATGCAATGGACGGGTACTGGTATTTTTACAGATGCCATATTTACCTATTTTAATGACTACATTCAAAGTAGTATCTATACCAAAGTtacttggaaagaattCTCCAAATTGAGAAAGCCCAAGCTTGTCAGTGATGTATTGGTACTGCCGATTATCAGCTTCTCGGCCGGTGCAGGTAGTGGAAAATCGACTGAACTGAACGATCCCTTAGCATTCGTACAACattattttgaaagattaCATAACGACAACCACTAA
- a CDS encoding Subunit Va of cytochrome c oxidase, which yields MLRQSFRQLTAKPLSRAVGIRYASALSNATVTNLEKRWEDLPETDQKDIISQLSERQKLPWKDLTLSEKKAAWYISFGEWGPRRPVHTKEDKLYIFWGTVIGIVISATIFGAFRYNRNVPKTMNREWQAASDEYLKSKNAEPFTGYSQIQSK from the coding sequence ATGTTGAGACAATCCTTTCGCCAACTAACAGCCAAACCTCTGAGCAGAGCCGTGGGAATCAGATATGCTTCAGCTTTGTCTAACGCTACTGTCACCAACTTAGAAAAGAGATGGGAAGACCTTCCAGAGACTGACCAGAAAGACATCATCTCACAGCTTAGTGAGAGACAAAAGTTGCCATGGAAAGATCTGACTTTATCAGAGAAGAAGGCTGCTTGGTACATTTCTTTCGGTGAATGGGGTCCAAGAAGACCAGTGCACACTAAGGAGGACAAGTTATACATCTTTTGGGGTACCGTTATTGGAATTGTTATTTCTGCTACCATCTTCGGTGCGTTCCGTTACAACAGAAACGTTCCAAAGACTATGAACAGAGAATGGCAAGCTGCTTCCGACGAGTACTTGAAATCTAAGAATGCTGAACCATTCACCGGTTACTCTCAAATTCAATCGAAATAG
- a CDS encoding Karyopherin alpha homolog, forms a dimer with karyopherin beta Kap95p, with product MDSDTTSRFVPEYRRTNFKNKGRFQQDELRRRRETQQVELRKAKRDETLAKRRFLVNPGEGSVPQEDDSENEDEINVEDNQFYLELQKELPRMMEKINSNDMESQVEATMKFRQILSREYNPPIELVIQSGVVPRLVEFMKDQQEILQLEAAWALTNIASGSSDQTKVVIEAGAVPLFVQLLKSPSIEVREQAIWALGNVSGDSSAFRDYVLSCNVMGPVLELFNSSKISLIRTATWTLSNLCRGKKPQPDWNVVSAALPTLAKLIYSTDIETLIDACWAISYLSDGSSDAIQAVVDARIPRRLVELLGHESTDVQTPALRAVGNIVTGNDLQTQVVINAGVLPALLPLLDSPKETIKKEACWTISNITAGNPDQIQAVIDCNLIPQIIRLLVTADYKTKKEACWAISNASSGGLVRPDQIRYLVSQGCIKPLCDLLAVADNKIIEVTLDALENILKMGELDKEARGAPYNENAMYIEEAGGMEKIFDCQNNENEKIYKKAYQMIEQYFGEDDGDLEDTGLQPEASGDAFTFGVNSADPSQQQSFNFN from the coding sequence ATGGACTCAGATACCACTTCTAGATTTGTTCCCGAGTACAGAAGAACCAACTTCAAGAACAAGGGACGGTTCCAGCAAGATGAGCTAAGAAGGCGTCGTGAAACCCAACAAGTTGAGCTTCGTAAGGCCAAGAGAGATGAAACCCTAGCCAAGAGACGTTTTCTTGTGAATCCTGGAGAAGGATCCGTCCCACAAGAAGATGACTCCGAGaacgaagatgaaattaATGTGGAGGACAACCAGTTTTATTTGGAGCTACAGAAAGAGCTGCCTCGTATGATGGAGAAGATTAACTCAAACGACATGGAGAGTCAGGTGGAGGCAACCATGAAGTTTCGACAGATTTTATCGCGCGAGTATAATCCTCCCATCGAACTTGTGATCCAGAGTGGAGTAGTCCCAAGACTAGTTGAATTCATGAAAGATCAACAGGAAATTCTACAATTGGAGGCTGCATGGGCTTTGACTAACATTGCTTCGGGTTCCTCCGACCAAACTAAGGTTGTCATTGAGGCTGGCGCAGTTCCATTGTTTGTTCAACTGCTCAAATCTCCTTCCATTGAAGTACGTGAGCAAGCCATTTGGGCTTTGGGTAATGTTTCTGGTGATTCATCTGCCTTCAGAGATTACGTGCTGAGCTGTAACGTCATGGGTCCTGTACTCGAGCTATTCAATTCCTCaaagatttctttgattcgCACGGCGACTTGGACATTGTCCAATTTATGTCGTGGTAAGAAACCACAACCTGACTGGAACGTTGTTTCTGCAGCACTTCCTACACTGGCCAAGTTGATCTATTCCACTGATATTGAAACCTTGATTGACGCTTGTTGGGCCATTTCATATCTATCGGATGGGTCTTCAGATGCCATCCAGGCAGTTGTTGACGCTCGTATTCCTAGAAGATTGGTTGAGTTGTTAGGCCATGAATCTACAGATGTACAAACTCCAGCGCTTCGTGCTGTTGGTAACATCGTCACTGGTAACGACCTACAAACCCAAGTAGTGATCAACGCTGGTGTATTGCCTGCACTGTTACCACTACTAGACTCTCCAAAGGAGACTATAAAGAAGGAAGCATGCTGGACTATTTCCAACATTACTGCAGGAAACCCAGATCAGATCCAAGCAGTCATTGATTGCAACTTGATCCCACAGATTATTCGTCTCTTGGTCACTGCCGATtacaaaacaaaaaaggaAGCATGCTGGGCTATTTCTAATGCATCTTCCGGAGGGCTTGTTCGCCCTGATCAGATCCGATACCTTGTTAGCCAGGGGTGTATCAAACCATTGTGTGATCTGCTCGCTGTAGCAGACAACAAAATTATCGAAGTCACACTTGATGCCCTGGAgaacattttgaagatgggAGAGTTGGATAAGGAAGCTCGTGGAGCTCCCTACAACGAGAATGCTATGTatattgaagaagctgGTGGCATGGAGAAAATCTTTGACTGTCAAAATAACGAGAATGAGAAGATCTATAAGAAGGCATACCAGATGATCGAGCAGTATTTTGGTGAGGATGATGGTGACTTGGAGGATACTGGGTTACAGCCAGAAGCCTCTGGTGACGCTTTTACATTTGGAGTAAATTCCGCTGATCCATCGCAACAGCAAAGCTTTAACTTTAACTAG
- a CDS encoding Putative S-adenosylmethionine-dependent methyltransferase of the seven beta-strand family — translation MSFSFNFHDEEADSNISASDQTNALSNYEPAIEPELVDLELLLESLVGKRLTYEEVNISGRYKVFRREFSDVKHQLMMEDDSSNEEVQILLGQTNEDLRSNVYEGGLKSWECAYDVVDFIKNEDNQLFPSSNGLNVIEIGCGTSLPTCSILEDLLNTSNTETNITLTDYNAPVLRLVTVPNLIINWALKKLEPSRLKELQQAKTEAAPGIIIEEPIRDGEIFLSRGIIRNFLEDLTAHHVTLNLISGGWSEKFLRLVKLSLNKSIQNTLIITSETIYQPKMLPVISEILIELTTTAPNTKTIVAAKDIYFGVGGSVVDFTSYLDSQIRKRSLDLHYQVQRLTDVPRSLIRLSNSKCST, via the coding sequence AtgtctttttctttcaactttcaTGATGAGGAAGCTGACAGCAATATTTCGGCATCAGATCAAACGAATGCTCTCTCAAATTACGAGCCTGCAATCGAGCCAGAGCTAGTTGATCTGGAACTGCTGTTGGAGTCATTGGTTGGGAAAAGACTGACATATGAAGAAGTAAACATATCAGGTCGCTACAAAGTCTTTAGAAGAGAATTCTCAGATGTGAAACATCAACTCATGATGGAAGACGACTCTTCGAACGAAGAGGTTCAAATATTGTTAGGGCAAACTAATGAAGACCTTCGATCTAATGTTTACGAAGGAGGCTTAAAGTCATGGGAATGTGCTTATGACGTTGTCGATTTTATCAAGAACGAAGACAATCAGCTGTTTCCCAGTTCTAATGGGCTGAACGTCATCGAAATTGGATGTGGAACCTCTCTGCCAACCTGCAGTATTCTGGAAGACTTACTAAACACGTCAAACACAGAAACTAACATTACCCTCACCGACTATAATGCACCAGTATTGCGTCTTGTCACGGTGCCTAACTTGATAATTAACTGGGCTTTAAAGAAACTAGAACCGTCACGGTTGAAGGAGTTACAACAAGCAAAAACAGAAGCAGCACCTGGAATCATAATTGAAGAACCCATCAGGGATGGtgagatttttctttctagAGGCATAATAAgaaatttcttggaagacCTGACCGCTCATCACGTAACACTTAACTTGATCTCAGGAGGATGGAGTGAGAAATTTCTTCGACTTGTGAAACTTTCCCTGAACAAAAGCATTCAAAACACATTGATCATCACATCAGAAACAATCTACCAGCCTAAGATGCTACCAGTGATATCAGAGATTCTAATTGAGTTGACTACTACCGCTCCAAATACCAAAACTATAGTGGCAGCAAAAGATATCTATTTCGGAGTTGGAGGCTCCGTGGTTGATTTCACTTCATACCTAGACTCTCAGATTAGAAAACGGTCTCTTGACTTGCATTATCAGGTCCAAAGATTGACAGATGTGCCTCGTTCCTTGATTCGTCTAAGTAACAGTAAGTGCTCTACATAA
- a CDS encoding Component of the Sec23p-Sec24p heterodimeric complex of the COPII vesicle coat — protein sequence MSGKRRAYPSMQYPATEPVATGGSFGYGQQPGAQAYGQQFTPGAGIAGQQLPGATQPNLNGQGAPYGAPGGDQLAQGMSSLNIQPNQQPQPVHQFPSQQQGYINPGAGLGVPPTQAAGPYGVPAAVAPQQQSAQLGYAGPPYGNTYDQQQPQQAAFPFNQLYTADLLKELPPPISDLELPPPPIVLPQGASLTGKPESNASPEYFRCTLNVIPNNNSLLKKSKLPLAVVVNPYQCLRDEDEPVPVVEDTLISRCRRCRSYINPLITFVDRNTKWRCNLCNLTNDVPSGFDFDKDTQQRVDRMARVELNYSVVEFVAPKEYMVRLPQPLVYLFVLDVSTHAIQNGYLATVARTILDSLDQIPNKDGRARVGFIGVDSSLHFFTIPQDSEDENDAQETSMLVVSDLDDVIVPAAENLLAPLQQSRQNIENLLNNFHSYFENNVNPNFALGPALKAGHRLINNIGGKMIVFTSTLPNKGIGALSIRDEEAHSGKAKESSALLSPNDSFYKSFAVECNKSQVTVDMFLASSSYQDVATLSNLPRYTAGQTHFYPAWTAAREEDITKLSKEISNHLSMNINLEAVLRVRGSAGLRMNAFYGNFFNRSSDLCSFPTFPRDQSYLIEISIDEHITKPLAAFQAAVLHTTSFGERRIRVMTLEVPIGKELNQIYASADQLAITNYFTHKAVEKALSSSLIDAREYLNRSLLDIFQVFKKELVAGNLGSSSPLQLCNNLKMLPLLLHSLTKYIAFRPGKVPSDHRAYALNLLASSPIQRLIKFIYPTIYSLHDMADECGLPEELEETYVNEAGEEVTEPIDGDIVLPEPINDTSTLLAPYGLYLIDSGTDLFLYVGGESVPQLLLDVFGVDNPGYIKYGKSELPELNNEFNERLRNVINRVREGKDRITYQNLQIVIGQSKQRTGVPDRIQEDLTPLRLWCFSHLVEDRVGGGTAYREYLNQIREKLSS from the coding sequence ATGTctggaaagagaagagCGTATCCATCGATGCAATATCCTGCCACCGAACCTGTGGCCACAGGTGGCAGTTTTGGATATGGTCAACAACCAGGCGCTCAGGCTTATGGACAACAGTTTACTCCAGGAGCTGGAATTGCGGGTCAGCAACTACCGGGAGCCACTCAACCAAATTTGAATGGACAGGGAGCTCCATATGGTGCACCAGGTGGAGATCAGTTAGCTCAAGGCATGTCCTCTTTGAATATTCAGCCAAATCAACAACCCCAACCTGTTCACCAATTCCCTTCGCAACAGCAGGGGTATATCAATCCGGGTGCTGGTTTGGGTGTCCCTCCAACTCAGGCAGCTGGTCCTTATGGTGTCCCAGCTGCCGTTGCTCCACAACAACAATCAGCCCAACTTGGATACGCAGGTCCTCCATATGGAAACACGTATGATCAACAGCAACCTCAGCAAGCTGCATTTCCGTTCAATCAACTATATACTGCtgatcttttgaaggagcTACCTCCACCAATATCAGACTTAGAGTTGCCGCCGCCACCAATTGTCTTACCTCAAGGAGCTTCCTTGACGGGCAAACCTGAATCTAATGCCAGCCCAGAATACTTCAGGTGCACACTAAATGTAATCCCAAACAACAATTCATTACTGAAAAAATCGAAGCTGCCCCTTGCCGTTGTTGTAAACCCATATCAATGTCTCAGAGATGAGGATGAGCCAGTTCCTGTTGTCGAAGACACGCTCATATCCAGATGTCGTCGTTGCCGATCTTATATCAATCCTTTAATCACATTTGTTGATAGAAACACCAAATGGAGATGCAATCTTTGTAATCTAACAAACGATGTTCCATCaggatttgattttgacaaGGATACCCAACAACGTGTTGATAGAATGGCCAGAGTCGAATTGAACTATAGCGTTGTGGAATTTGTGGCTCCAAAGGAGTACATGGTGCGCTTGCCACAGCCATTGGTTTACCTATTTGTTTTGGATGTGAGTACTCATGCCATTCAAAATGGCTACCTTGCCACCGTTGCCAGAACTATTTTAGACTCACTTGATCAAATTCCAAACAAAGACGGACGTGCAAGAGTAGGTTTCATTGGTGTGGACTCTTCTTTGCACTTTTTCACAATTCCTCAAGATTCAGAGGACGAGAATGATGCGCAAGAAACTTCAATGTTAGTTGTTTCTGACTTGGATGATGTTATAGTTCCTGCAGCAGAGAATCTTCTGGCTCCCTTGCAGCAATCTCGTCAGAATATTGAGAATTTGCTCAACAATTTTCACAGTTACTTTGAGAATAATGTCAACCCCAACTTTGCACTAGGTCCTGCACTTAAAGCTGGTCATCGCTTGATTAACAACATCGGAGGAAAAATGATTGTATTCACTTCCACTTTACCTAATAAGGGAATTGGAGCTCTTTCTATCAGAGATGAGGAAGCTCATAGCGGCAAGGCCAAGGAATCAAGTGCATTACTGTCACCAAATGACTCATTTTATAAGTCCTTCGCTGTTGAGTGTAATAAGTCTCAAGTCACCGTGGATATGTTTTTagcttcttcatcataCCAAGATGTGGCCACTCTGTCCAACTTGCCTAGGTATACAGCAGGTCAGACGCACTTTTATCCTGCATGGACCGCTGCCAGAGAGGAAGATATTAccaaactttcaaaggagaTATCTAATCATCTGTCAATGAACATCAACTTGGAAGCTGTATTAAGGGTTAGAGGATCTGCAGGCTTGAGGATGAATGCTTTCTACggaaacttcttcaacaggTCTTCTGACTTGTGTTCTTTCCCTACTTTCCCAAGAGATCAGTCCTATTTGATTGAGATCAGCATCGATGAGCACATCACTAAACCCTTGGCCGCTTTCCAAGCGGCCGTTTTGCACACTACATCTTTTGgtgaaagaagaatccGTGTGATGACTCTGGAGGTTCCTATAGGAAAAGAACTGAATCAGATCTATGCCAGTGCAGACCAACTGGCCATCACAAACTACTTCACCCATAAGGCTGTGGAGAAAGCTTTATCGTCTTCATTAATTGATGCTCGGGAATACTTAAATAGATCTcttcttgatattttccaagtattcaagaaagaattaGTTGCAGGAAATCTGGGTTCCAGCTCCCCTCTTCAATTGTGCAACAACCTGAAAATGTTGCCTTTGCTGTTGCACTCTTTAACAAAGTATATTGCTTTCCGTCCAGGTAAAGTGCCCAGTGATCATCGTGCTTATgctttgaatttgttgGCTTCAAGtccaattcaaagactGATTAAATTTATCTATCCAACGATTTATTCGCTTCACGATATGGCTGATGAATGCGGATTGCCTGAGGAGCTTGAAGAAACATACGTGAATGAGGCTGGAGAAGAGGTAACTGAACCCATCGATGGAGACATTGTTCTACCTGAGCCTATTAATGACACATCCACGTTGTTAGCTCCTTATGGATTATATCTGATCGATTCAGGCACCGACTTGTTCTTATATGTTGGAGGTGAATCGGTTCCGCAATTACTATTAGATGTATTTGGTGTTGACAATCCAGGTTACATTAAATATGGAAAGAGTGAGCTACCAGAACTGAACAACGAGTTCAACGAACGTCTTAGAAATGTTATTAATCGTGTTAGAGAAGGCAAAGATAGGATTACCTACCAGAACTTGCAAATTGTCATCGGTCAAAGTAAGCAAAGAACGGGCGTACCAGATAGGATTCAAGAGGACCTCACTCCGTTACGCTTATGGTGTTTCAGCCATCTTGTGGAGGACCGCGTTGGAGGCGGTACTGCTTACAGAGAGTACCTAAACCAAATCCGTGAAAAACTGTCTTCTTAA